In Corythoichthys intestinalis isolate RoL2023-P3 chromosome 4, ASM3026506v1, whole genome shotgun sequence, a genomic segment contains:
- the LOC130914452 gene encoding uncharacterized protein LOC130914452 isoform X9, with product MTTEASAVSEADTEGKQKASTAEPEPENKQSPEATASEPEGEQSSKKAQGQAAEPGAADAASSPEEEQLKPRTRTSAGKGLSRLFSSFLKRRSQCSEGEGFEAEKAREEKEAAEVEEVKEEKKKTEEKDALPEETDSKEIKKSEEKPQKEEKKTEPEKIEKKGSKKKKKETKKKTVESDTEKVKATEEKNEEEQEKKEEEEKTEQKEEAKAVEAVEKEEKQEEKKKITTEEKATETDPERETKEEEKVDKKGVKKKEKEERVKKKEEEKARKKAEEEEKAKKKEEEKEKKREEEKAKEAEKAKKKEEEKAKKKEEEEKSREEKLKKKEEEKLKETKKKEEEKLKEAKKKEEEKLKEAKKKEEEKLKEAKKKEEENLKEAKKKEEEKLKEAKRKEEEKLKEAKKKEEETSKEAKKKEEEKSKEAKKDEEKGKKTDDKQEEDKGKKKEKVKKGKKEKEKGSSETQVTAPIAAPEPELKTEPETEQAQDQRSVSSAEMQPAPEEPKEEAAIKEEPEEVAKEEEDAEKKDEEAEEEEAKGDDKPKVETKEEKPSKEKKAEKKGDDAKGSKRQKTIQCKVTLLDDTQFECELDKHAKGQELVTKVCDNLNLLEKDYFGLAHWETPTSKTWLEPAKEIRKQVPGAIYEFTFNIKFYPPDPAQLTEDLTRYYLCLQLRKDIMNGVLPCSFVTLSLLGSYTAQSELGEYDPELHGADYVKDLSLAPGQSKELEEKVMELHRTYRSMSPAQADMLFLENAKKLAMYGVDLHQAKDLDGVDITLGVCSGGLMVYKDKLRINRFPWPKVLKISYKRSSFFIKIRPAEQEQYESTIGFKLPNYKASKKLWKVCVEHHTFFRVSAIEPPSSRRFLVLGSKFRYSGRTQAQTRQASSMIDRPAPRFTRSASKRLSRNLDGDQTLRNEVDDWSSILASETPHPVLHFLARSESEGTFIQSRNTQAGSLPWWELSSDAQLLTRKEDQWATLVQRDPPFPFSPSFDCVKQPAKLSLANMSSIDRLLQPAHEKHHDWFLNFDQITSSSLYKHVDKPRPELLFDDQPQVEDEKILCVKEEELTEKEVIERLQEMVMMIDKLEEIEDLEKRLRKVKDLEDRLQDVEEMSDRIQEVIEEELGEHEVAKLKEEEIQKESKAITQTVLRNSVMRVKNMNEGDDRDELEEQIKEVFLKGLLPEEDDSEKGKIEHLFDYSLREKLRQIEDEWKDEVEEKNSSSSFQVAYQRVVKTKKKVAFVDQKPERLDAMEDALLNIISEKNFQFAEVRLETKMLEERAKKKVTEVKDGSSRDKDKDIWSMLLDRVPYTPFVKPEAASVKRVEFNEGEVFTSKSVVAPFEEKRVLLEEQSVEVSRQTFVEREDDWFVLLDCISRYLKPVTLKDTGEMEAKSVMSVVSKYEEVRELQLEEREEAPTSFQEVPQRWVEEGDDDWFVLLDVVSKQTTYVAPAAVNLPAKEDLSLTDVAVEIRDKSMNVVVVDETETNEYPSQKDVTMLSQIVREIDDWFLLLDLPYRVPQFVPPGSADLTHVILNTSSCHCFNNSHPSFCQVTLAGYVQSYAEKSISTVVEERVQVELEEIQKEETPQKVYPELKVFPPVIKMEDDWFSLLDVVPREIAFVPPVNKQVASNIYQDVGPVIEVKGIELKPLPVGLDQMRVQPFYPQPEKDDDWFVAFDAIRDEAVIPQPPDAPFEIASAFTEPFEADVLTTELTTWEMVIIGENTKHDETRLSEMRPLVCASGREENDDWFLLFQQQIFPEKTAPILSVAVENILDVATAKATIQKSSIEEVGLPLPLKLVEIQPQLRELDDDWFVFLEAVKVPVVVAETVQRYPDVAVSKAFPVTEQKSSQTIAAVERMWMQDVLQQQPCQTERKIEDDWFTLLDVASKKTAAIPERLRFMGEVPKVVASETKPMISIVKTRPQFEKQIQEERRSFKHTHVNDDWFVLLDAGPRKSVVVTQRSARPVSAPVFSQAALAEAGIPMAPFDQPQTSTPIRTGIKEERQLEVTLEVVEPSKTEDKSAVWTDQRTDSSMTLSINGDIQSEVTSREVVQLRKKKAKKIEGDSIYMRHSLLMLEEFDKPQEDLLRHHASISELKRNFMEAVPETRPSEWDKRLSTHSPLRTLGVNGQPSADGFVTRLPRGPLLDFYSKRS from the exons ATGACAACAGAGGCAAGTGCCGTAAGCGAGGCGGATACTGAAGGCAAGCAGAAGGCAAGCACTGCTGAACCTGAACCTGAGAACAAGCAGAGTCCCGAGGCAACAGCATCTGAGCCAGAGGGGGAGCAGTCCAGTAAGAAGGCACAAGGACAGGCGGCTGAGCCTGGCGCTGCAGATGCAGCCTCCTCCCCTGAAGAGGAGCAGCTGAAGCCTCGCACCCGAACCTCGGCTGGCAAAGGCCTGTCTCGcctcttttcttcttttcttaaaCGCCGTTCGCAGTGTTCAGAAGGAGAGGGCTTTGAAGCAGAGAAAGCAAGGGAGGAAAAAGAAGCTGCTGAAGTAGAAGAagtaaaggaagaaaaaaagaaaaccgaaGAGAAGGATGCTCTTCCTGAGGAGACTGACTCAAAAGAGATAAAAAAGAGTGAAGAGAAACCgcaaaaggaggaaaaaaagactgAGCCAGAGAAAATAGAAAAGAAAGGCagtaagaagaaaaagaaagaaaccaAGAAGAAAACTGTGGAAAGTGACACAGAAAAAGTGAAAGCCACAGAGGAGAAAAACGAAGAGGAgcaagagaagaaggaagagGAGGAGAAGACTGAGCAAAAGGAAGAGGCAAAGGCAGTCGAAGCtgtagaaaaagaagaaaaacaagaaGAGAAAAAGAAGATAACTACTGAAGAAAAAGCTACTGAAACAGATCCAGAAAGGGAAACTAAAGAGGAGGAAAAGGTTGATAAAAAAGGAgtaaagaaaaaggaaaaagaggaaAGAGTaaagaaaaaggaagaagagaAAGCTAGAAAAAAGGCAGAGGAAGAAGAAAAGGCAAAGAAAAAGGAGGAGGAGAAAGAGAAGAAGAGAGAGGAAGAAAAGGCAAAAGAGGCtgaaaaagcaaagaaaaaagaGGAAGAAAAGGCAAAAAAGAAAGAGGAAGAGGAGAAGTCAAGGGAggagaaattaaaaaagaagGAGGAGGAAAAATTGAAAGAGACCAAAAAGAAGGAGGAGGAAAAATTGAAGGAGGCCAAAAAGAAAGAAGAGGAAAAATTGAAGGAGGCCAAAAAGAAAGAGGAGGAAAAGTTAAAGGAGGCCAAAAAGAAAGAGGAGGAAAATTTGAAGGAGGCCAAAAAGAAAGAGGAGGAAAAATTGAAGGAGGCCAAAAGGAAGGAGGAGGAAAAATTGAAGGAGGCCAAAAAGaaagaggaggaaacatcaaaaGAGgccaaaaagaaagaagaagaaaaatccAAAGAGGCTAAAAAGGACGAAGAAAAAGGCAAGAAGACAGATGATAAAcaggaagaagacaaaggcaagaaaaaagaaaaagtaaaaaaaggaaagaagGAAAAGGAGAAAGGGTCAAGTGAGACACAAGTCACAGCACCAATTGCTGCCCCAGAACCAGAACTTAAAACTGAGCCTGAAACTGAGCAAGCTCAAGATCAACGCTCAGTCAGCAGCGCAGAGATGCaa CCAGCTCCAGAGGAACCCAAGGAAGAAGCTGCAATCAAGGAGGAGCCCGAAGAAGTAGCGAAAGAGGAAGAGGATGCAGAGAAGAAAGATGAAGAAGCAGAGGAGGAAGAAGCAAAGGGAGATGATAAGCCCAAGGTGGAGACCAAGGAGGAAAAGCCATCTAAGGAAAAGAAGGCTGAGAAGAAGGGTGACGATGCCAAAGGCTCCAAACGACAGAAAACCATTCAGTGCAAAGTCACTTTACTGGATGACACTCAATTTGAGTGTGAGCTTGAT AAACATGCTAAAGGACAGGAGCTCGTCACCAAGGTGTGTGACAATCTCAACCTGCTGGAGAAAGATTATTTTGGTCTAGCTCATTGGGAAACACCAACCAGCAAA ACATGGCTTGAACCCGCCAAGGAGATCCGTAAACAGGTACCAGGTGCGATCTACGAGTTTACTTTCAACATAAAGTTCTATCCTCCTGACCCGGCACAGCTTACTGAAGACCTTACAAG GTACTATCTGTGTCTTCAGCTGAGGAAGGATATCATGAATGGCGTTCTTCCATGTTCCTTTGTCACCCTTTCCCTGCTTGGCTCTTACACTGCACAGTCAGAGCTTGGTGAATATGACCCAGAACTCCATGGAGCTGACTATGTTAAAGATCTTAGTCTTGCTCCTGGACAGAGCAAAGAGCTGGAGGAAAAGGTGATGGAGTTGCACCGAACATATAG GTCAATGAGTCCAGCCCAGGCAGACATGCTCTTCCTGGAAAATGCCAAGAAACTTGCAATGTACGGTGTGGACCTTCACCAAGCAAAG GATCTTGATGGTGTTGACATTACACTTGGAGTTTGCTCTGGTGGTCTGATGGTCTATAAAGACAAGCTGAGAATCAACCGTTTCCCTTGGCCTAAAGTTCTCAAGATCTCTTACAAACgcagcagttttttcatcaagaTCCGACCAGCTGAG CAAGAGCAGTATGAAAGCACAATCGGCTTCAAACTACCGAACTACAAGGCATCGAAGAAATTGTGGAAAGTTTGCGTCGAACATCACACCTTCTTCAG GGTTTCAGCTATCGAGCCTCCCTCGTCACGTCGTTTCCTCGTTCTGGGCTCCAAGTTCAGGTACAGCGGTCGCACCCAGGCCCAGACTCGGCAAGCAAGCTCGATGATCGACCGCCCTGCCCCCCGCTTCACACGTTCTGCAAGCAAACGCCTCTCCCGCAATTTAGATGGAG ACCAGACTCTCCGGAATGAGGTTGATGACTGGTCATCGATACTTGCTTCCGAAACCCCCCACCCTGTCCTCCACTTTCTAG CCAGAAGTGAGTCTGAAGGGACATTTATTCAGTCCAGGAATACTCAGGCAGGCAGTCTGCCGTGGTGGGAGCTTTCATCTGATGCACAGCTACTGACAAGAAAAGAAGATCAATGGGCTACCTTGGTCCAAAGAGATcctccttttccattttctccatcttttgaTTGTGTAAAACAGCCAG CTAAGCTTAGCTTGGCAAACATGAGCTCTATTGACAGGCTTTTGCAACCAGCACATGAAAAGCACCATGATTGGTTCCTCAACTTTGATCAAATCACCAGCTCGTCATTGTATAAGCATGTCGATAAACCACGACCTGAGTTACTGTTTGATG ACCAGCCACAGGTGGAGGATGAGAAGATTTTGTGTGTCAAGGAGGAAGAATTGACAGAGAAGGAGGTCATTGAGAGGCTACAGGAGATGGTGATGATGATTGACAAACTCGAAGAGATAGAAGATTTGGAGAAGAGACTGAGGAAAGTTAAAGATTTAGAAGATAGATTACAGGATGTGGAAGAGATGTCAGATAGGATCCAGGAAGTGATAGAAGAGGAACTAGGTGAACATGAAGTTGCCAAACTGAAGGAAGAAGAAATACAGAAAGAAAGTAAAGCCATTACACAGACTGTGTTGAGAAATTCTGTGATGAGAGTGAAAAACATGAATGAGGGAGATGATCGTGATGAGTTAGAAGAGCAAATAAAAGAAGTGTTTTTAAAGGGTCTTTTGCCTGAGGAAGATGATTCTGAgaaaggaaaaattgaacaTTTGTTTGATTATAGCCTGAGAGAGAAACTACGTCAGATAGAAgatgaatggaaagatgaggttgaagaaaaaaacagtagTTCCTCTTTTCAGGTAGCTTATCAGAGGGTGGTAAAAACTAAGAAGAAAGTTGCTTTTGTGGATCAGAAGCCAGAGAGGCTTGATGCAATGGAAGATGCCCTTCTAAACATAATCTCGGAAAAGAACTTCCAATTCGCAGAGGTTCGATTGGAGACCAAAATGTTAGAGGAAAGAGCGAAGAAGAAAGTCACTGAGGTTAAAGATGGCTCTTCACGAGACAAAGATAAGGATATATGGTCCATGCTATTGGACCGTGTGCCGTACACACCTTTTGTCAAACCTGAAG CCGCATCAGTGAAACGTGTAGAGTTCAACGAGGGGGAGGTTTTCACATCAAAATCAGTAGTTGCACCATTTGAGGAAAAAAGGGTCTTACTAGAAGAACAATCTGTAGAAGTGTCAAGACAGACCTTTGTTGAAAGAGAAGATGACTGGTTTGTCTTGCTGGATTGTATTTCCAGATATTTAAAACCAG TTACCTTAAAGGATACAGGCGAGATGGAGGCAAAAAGTGTGATGTCTGTGGTTTCAAAGTACGAGGAGGTTAGGGAGCTGCAACTTGAAGAGAGGGAAGAGGCACCGACATCTTTTCAAGAAGTTCCTCAACGTTGGGTGGAAGAGGGTGACGACGACTGGTTTGTTTTACTGGATGTTGTTTCCAAGCAAACCACTTATGTAGCACCAG CTGCTGTCAATTTGCCTGCCAAAGAAGATCTCTCTCTGACTGATGTAGCAGTTGAAATAAGAGACAAATCCATGAATGTGGTAGTGGTCGACGAAACGGAAACAAATGAGTATCCGAGCCAAAAGGATGTCACTATGCTGTCACAGATTGTAAGAGAAATAGACGATTGGTTTTTATTACTGGATCTTCCCTACAGAGTACCACAATTTGTGCCACCAGGTAGTGCTGACCTCACACATGTTATCCTTAATACAAGTAGCTGTCACTGCTTTAATAATTCCCATCCTTCTTTTTGTCAAGTGACCTTGGCTGGCTATGTTCAGTCTTATGCAGAAAAAAGCATTTCAACTGTGGTTGAAGAAAGAGTACAGGTTGAATTAGAAGAAATACAAAAAGAAGAGACTCCTCAGAAAGTGTATCCAGAGCTAAAAGTATTCCCACCGGTCATAAAGATGGAGGATGACTGGTTTTCACTGTTGGATGTTGTTCCCAGAGAAATTGCCTTTGTACCTCCAG TTAACAAACAAGTGGCATCAAACATCTATCAGGATGTTGGACCTGTAATTGAAGTTAAAGGCATAGAGCTGAAACCGCTACCAGTTGGTTTGGACCAGATGAGAGTGCAGCCATTCTATCCACAACCAGAGAAAGATGATgactggtttgtggcatttgatGCGATTCGTGACGAGGCAGTTATACCACAACCACCAG ATGCCCCTTTTGAAATTGCTTCAGCTTTCACGGAGCCGTTTGAGGCTGATGTGTTAACCACAGAGCTTACAACATGGGAGATGGTGATAATTGGCGAAAACACTAAACATGATGAGACTCGTCTTTCGGAAATGAGACCACTTGTATGTGCATCAGGGAGAGAAGAAAATGATGATTGGTTTCTATTGTTCCAACAACAAATCTTCCCAGAAAAGACCGCTCCAATATTGTCAG tTGCTGTAGAGAATATTTTGGATGTTGCCACAGCAAAAGCaacaatacaaaaatccagcatAGAAGAAGTTGGGTTGCCACTGCCATTGAAGTTAGTTGAAATTCAACCACAACTGCGAGAGCTGGATGATGACTGGTTTGTGTTTTTAGAGGCAGTAAAAGTGCCAG TCGTAGTCGCTGAAACTGTCCAAAGGTATCCTGATGTAGCGGTATCTAAAGCTTTTCCAGTCACAGAACAGAAATCCTCACAGACAATTGCTGCTGTGGAGCGGATGTGGATGCAAGATGTGTTGCAGCAGCAACCATGTCAGACTGAGAGAAAAATAGAGGATGATTGGTTTACTCTTCTAGATGTGGCTTCTAAGAAAACAG CTGCCATCCCTGAGCGCCTCAGATTCATGGGGGAAGTTCCAAAGGTTGTAGCATCTGAGACCAAACCGATGATTTCTATTGTCAAGACAAGACCCCAGTTTGAGAAACAGATCCAGGAAGAAAGACGCTCCTTCAAACATACTCATGTCAATGACGATTGGTTTGTTCTACTAGATGCTGGCCCCAGAAAGTCAG TGGTGGTCACGCAAAGAAGTGCCCGTCCTGTCAGTGCTCCAGTCTTCTCTCAAGCTGCTCTGGCAGAGGCTGGAATTCCAATGGCACCCTTCGATCAGCCCCAGACCTCCACTCCAATTAGGACAGGCATCAAAGAAGAAAGACAGCTCGAGGTCACTTTAGAAGTTGTTGAGCCATCCAAAACGGAGGACAAG TCAGCAGTATGGACTGACCAGAGAACTGACTCCTCAATGACACTTTCCATCAATGGGGACATTCAG TCTGAGGTGACGAGCAGAGAGGTGGTGCAGTTGCGAAAG aaaaaagctaaGAAAATTGAGGGTGACTCAATTTATATGAGACATAGCCTTTTAATGTTGGAG